One Gadus chalcogrammus isolate NIFS_2021 chromosome 22, NIFS_Gcha_1.0, whole genome shotgun sequence genomic window carries:
- the srfbp1 gene encoding serum response factor-binding protein 1 produces MTSTEEITVIDVGEKECAKMSQNTEMSENVFKITSTEEIKLIEVGEKECEKISQNSEMSENIPEQQEISKTSTEDLAEQVVPCAEARQEEAEEKAIETDLFTERESEENTAETLSKEKLEEEVSTEEKQVEKEAEEEEEDAENDDDGSGEKDVDVGEEETEKEPKATQGKKKMALREPKKDNTSRMNLNNEVVLMRKEVSRVRGLLIRKLTRQIAALKKKKGKENEVQKNQRRAERMVEEIHEMKALKPDVVTKIALQQEIQFDVVCKNPASSVTDRAIARIASHPQFSKRIATIKLAVKAFREERSKKGRGKPKIADADELTQRKKMEEEEESKEQEMGGCEEKEEIGGDGSEVTTTQNRDLSGVSGSRKIGKVTEPLKKGMPRNRKSAVNKTQQSKVMERKTNHTTAKEKTLAMEDDTGKSCLEKCKVVFHIKSPPPSEGAKAMDDASQMVVKIDTHSKVTEKKREVTISKQPTASLEGAGEEESDDDAIEVSLHKGSSLSKSDLKVHQGVEEKDDDDDDDDDDDDDDDDDDDDDDSDLQSDEDEESNSMRSPESDNGSEVETSTKYSEAKVLKKPLSKVGYKRPNLKPDLESNQKMSGDDDDDESDIESSDEEAPKEYFDDSTEERFHKRSSQSESDGDDDFFLGKVSKFKKKKKTKSGVKDTPSEPESPAELEPRPSDSQGSKFTSVFCQSLSRSESGDGDGDGGRQGFGGRGRGDRFGGSRGMRDGRGRGMRGGGRGGMRGGGFDSRPPRFNSRERGDTGESDFSNAKRDFKSRPFGSKDRGRDFTARGRERESGGGRGRGRGSRLPDRSGAGFNSNQPEGQSLHPSWEASKKRKEQGQIQAFQGKKIRFDDD; encoded by the exons ATGACATCAACCGAGGAGATAACGGTGATTGACGTGGGGGAAAAGGAGTGTGCCAAGATGTCACAGAATACAGAGATGAGTGAGAATGTTTTCAAG ATTACATCAACAGAGGAGATAAAGCTGATTGAGGTGGGGGAAAAAGAGTGCGAGAAGATATCACAGAATTCAGAGATGAGTGAGAATATTCCGGAGCAACAGGAAATTTCCAAG ACTTCCACAGAGGACTTGGCCGAGCAAGTGGTTCCTTGTGCTGAAGCAAGACAGGAAGAAGCGGAAGAAAAGGCCATCGAGACCGATCTGTTTactgagcgagagagcgaggagaacaCAGCTGAG ACTCTTTCCAAGGAAAAGCTTGAGGAAGAAGTGTCAACTGAGGAAAagcaggtggagaaggaggctgaggaggaggaggaggacgccgAAAACGACGACGACGGCAGTGGTGAAAAGGATGTTGATGTTGGTGAagaggagacggagaaagagcCCAAGGCCACGCagggaaaaaagaaaatggcTTTGCGTGAACCAAAGAAGGATAACACTTCGCGGATGAACCTCAACAACGAGGTGGTATTGATGAGGAAGGAGGTGAGCAGGGTAAGGGGGCTGCTCATCAGGAAGCTGACGCGACAGATCGCTgctctgaagaagaagaagggaaaaGAGAACGAGGTGCAGAAGAACCAGAGGAGAGCCGAACGAATGGTGGAAGAGATCCATGAGATGAAGGCCCTTAAACCAGACGTG GTGACCAAGATAGCCTTGCAGCAGGAGATCCAATTTGATGTGGTTTGTAAAAACCCAGCCTCTTCGGTTACCGACCGAGCCATTGCCAGAATAGCCAGCCACCCTCAGTTCAGCAAGAGGATTGCGACTATTAAATTAGCTGTGAAAGCTTTCAGGGAGGAAAGGTCTAAAAAAGGAAGGGGTAAACCTAAGATTGCAGATGCTGATGAACTAAcgcaaagaaagaaaatggaggaggaagaggagagtaaAGAACAGGAAATGGGTGGCTgtgaggagaaggaagaaataGGGGGCGACGGTTCTGAAGTGACCACTACTCAAAACAGAGACTTGTCTGGGGTTTCAGGGAGCCGAAAAATTGGTAAGGTTACCGAGCCCTTGAAAAAAGGAATGCCGAGAAACCGCAAATCTGCAgtgaataaaacacaacagagtaAAGTTATGGAAAGGAAGACGAATCACACTACTGCAAAAGAAAAGACTTTGGCCATGGAAGACGACACCGGAAAGAGTTGCTTGGAAAAATGCAAGGTAGTCTTTCACATAAagtcaccaccaccatcggAGGGCGCTAAAGCCATGGACGATGCCAGCCAAATGGTTGTGAAAATTGACACACATAGTAAGGTCAccgagaagaagagagaggtcACCATCTCAAAGCAGCCCACCGCATCATTAGAGGGAGCAGGTGAAGAGGAGTCAGACGATGACGCCATAGAAGTGTCACTACACAAGGGTTCATCACTGTCAAAGAGTGACCTGAAAGTGCACCAAGGAGTGGAGGAaaaagacgacgacgacgacgacgacgatgatgatgatgatgatgatgatgatgatgacgacgacgacgacagtgATTTGCAGtctgatgaggatgaggagtcCAACAGTATGAGGTCACCAGAGAGTGACAATGGCTCTGAGGTGGAAACGTCGACCAAGTACTCTGAGGCCAAGGTTCTTAAGAAACCACTGAGCAAAGTGGGGTACAAAAGACCAAATCTTAAGCCTGACCTTGAATCAAATCAGAAAATGTCAggagacgacgacgacgacgagagCGACATAGAGTCCTCTGACGAGGAAGCACCAAAGGAGTACTTTGACGACAGCACAGAGGAGCGTTTCCACAAGAGGTCCTCTCAGTCGGAGAGTGATGGCGACGATGACTTCTTCTTAGGAAAAGTGAGCAAGttcaaaaagaagaagaaaacgaaGAGCGGGGTGAAGGACACCCCTTCAGAACCAGAGAGCCCTGCTGAGCTGGAGCCACGTCCCAGTGATTCCCAAGGGTCCAAGTTTACATCTGTCTTCTGCCAGTCCCTTTCCCGGTCAGAGagcggtgatggtgatggtgatgggggcAGACAGGGGTTCGgtggcagaggcagaggagatAGATTCGGTGGCAGTCGGGGAATGAGGGACGGTAGAGGTCGGGGGATGAGAGGCGGTGGCCGTGGGGGGATGAGAGGTGGTGGATTTGACAGCAGGCCTCCCAGGTTCAATTcccgggagagaggggacaccGGAGAATCCGATTTCAGCAACGCGAAACGTGACTTTAAAAGTAGACCTTTCGGATCCAAAGACCGGGGAAGGGACTTCACTGCGAGAGGAAGGGAAAGGGAAAGTGGAGGTGGTCGGGGAAGGGGCCGTGGTTCCAGACTACCAGATCGCAGTGGTGCAGGTTTTAATTCCAATCAGCCAGAAGGGCAGTCCCTGCATCCATCATGGGAAGCCAGCAAGAAGAGGAAAGAGCAAGGACAAATCCAGGCTTTCCAGGGGAAGAAGATTAGGTTTGATGATGATTAA